The following are encoded in a window of Anoplopoma fimbria isolate UVic2021 breed Golden Eagle Sablefish chromosome 3, Afim_UVic_2022, whole genome shotgun sequence genomic DNA:
- the LOC129112376 gene encoding tripartite motif-containing protein 16-like, which translates to MAQTGVQMDQETICCSVCLDLLKDPVTISCGHNYCMNCIKTHWDKEDEKQIHSCPQCRQSFTPRPDLVKNTMLADLVEQLKKTELQAAPADLCYAGPEDVTCDVCTGRKHKSIKSCLQCMASYCEKHLQPHFESAPFKKHKLVDPSNKLQENICSRHNEVMKMFCRTDQQCICYLCLMDEHKGHDTVSAAAERTEKLELSRLNIQQRIQNREKDVKLLQQEVEAINRSADKTVQNSEKIFTELIRLMEKRSSDVKQQVRSQQRTEVSRVKELQEKMEQEITELKRNDAELQKLSHTEDHNQFLQNFSSSTCHSGPLYLPPTYPLCLRHFDGVHKAVSEVRDKLQNILSQKWTNISLTVSKMDGLLSQEPKTRAEFLEYSYKITLDSNTVSTRLSLSNDRRYQKVTLTGELNYPDHPDRFTTCGQVLSRESLTGRFYWEVKKGEGGAYVAVAYKDHNTVNENFGDSEKSWALGLFKQRYEFIHNKVKTPVSGPQSSRVGVYLDHSAGVLSFYSISETMTLLHRVQTTFTQPLYAGLRLFGPIGNTAGLYKLK; encoded by the coding sequence ATGGCGCAGACTGGAGTTCAGATGGACCAGGAAACAATTTGCTGTTCGGTCTGCCTGGATCTCCTGAAGGATCCGGTGACTATTTCCTGTGGACACAACTACTGCATGAACTGTATTAAAACCCACTGGGATAAAGAGGATGAGAAGCAAATCCACAGCTGTCCTCAGTGTAGGCAGAGCTTCACACCGAGGCCTGACCTGGTGAAAAACACCATGTTGGCAGATTTAGTGGAGCAACTGAAGAAGACTGAACTCCAAGCTGCTCCTGCTGATCTCTGCTATGCTGGACCTGAAGATGTGACCTGTGATGTCTGCACCGGGAGGAAACATAAATCCATCAAGTCCTGTCTACAATGTATGGCCTCTTACTGTGAGAAACACCTTCAGCCTCATTTTGAATCAGCTCCATTTAAGAAACACAAGCTGGTGGACCCCTCCAACAAGCTCCAGGAGAACATCTGCTCTCGTCATAatgaggtgatgaagatgttctGTCGTACTGATCAGCAGTGTATCTGTTATCTCTGCTTAATGGATGAACATAAAGGACACGACACagtctcagctgcagcagaaaggaCTGAGAAGCTGGAGCTGAGTCGACtaaacatccagcagagaatccagaacagagagaaagacgtgAAGCTGCTTCAACAGGAGGTGGAGGCTATCAACCGCTCTGCTGATAAAACAGTGCAGAACAGCGAGAAGATCTTCACCGAGCTGATCCGTCTCATGGAGAAAAGAAGCTCCGATGTGAAGCAGCAGGTCAGATCCCAGCAGAGAACTGAAGTGAGTCGAGTCAAAGAGCTTCAGGAGAAGATGGAGCAGGAGATcactgagctgaagaggaacgACGCTGAGCTGCAgaagctctcacacacagaggaccaCAACCAGTTTCTACAGAATTTCTCCTCATCTACATGCCACAGTGGACCTTTATACTTACCCCCAACATACCCCTTGTGTCTGCGGCACTTTGATGGAGTGCATAAGGCTGTGTCAGAAGTCAGAGATAAACTACAGAACATTCTGAGTCAGAAATGGACAAACATCTCACTGACAGTGAGTAAAATGGATGGTTTACTGTCACAAGAGCCCAAAACCAGAGCTGAATTTTTAGAGTATTCATACAAAATCACACTTGATTCTAACACAGTAAGCACACGTCTGTCATTATCTAATGACAGACGTTACCAAAAAGTAACATTAACGGGAGAACTGAATTATCCTGATCACCCAGACAGATTCACTACATGTGGTCAGGTCCTGAGTAGAGAGAGTCTGACTGGTCGCTTTTACTGGGAGGTGAAGAAAGGTGAGGGTGGAGCTTATGTAGCAGTAGCATACAAAGACCATAACACTGTTAATGAGAACTTTGGAGATAGTGAAAAGTCATGGGCATTAGGTTTATTCAAACAACGTTATGAATTCATACATAACAAAGTCAAAACTCCCGTCTCAGGTCCTCAGTCCTCCAGAGTAGGAGTGTACCTGGATCACAGTGCAGGTGTTCTGTCCTTCTACAGCATCTCTGAAACCAtgactctcctccacagagtccagaccacaTTCACTCAGCCTCTCTACGCTGGACTTAGGCTTTTTGGTCCAATTGGAAACACTGCTGGGCTCTATAAGTTGAAGTAG